In Streptomyces erythrochromogenes, the DNA window CGGGCCCGCAGGACCCGCCCGACCTCGCGCCAGGTCACGTCTCCGGCGTACGCGACCACGCGCGCGGCCTCGTACACCTCGCGCAGCAGGGCGTCGGCGTCGAGCAGTCCGAGCTGCGCGGCGACCTGGTCCTGCTCCTGGAGCGAGAGCCGGTCGGTGGCCCGGCCGGTGACCAGGTGGAGGGCGTCGCGCGCGTCCAGGAGCCGGCGCCGGGCTTCGGCGAGGCCCTCGCGCGGGGCGTCCGCCAGCCAGGAGGCGGCGACCGCGCGCAGTGCGGTGGCGTCCCGGAGGCCGCCGCGGGCCTCCTTGAGGTCGGGTTCGAGCAGGAAGCGGAGTTCCCCGGCCCGCTCGGCCCGCTCGCGGCACAGGGAGTGCAGCTCCGGGAGCCGTTTCGGCGCCTGGTTGCGCCAGTCGGCCAGTACGGAGGTCCGCAGGCCGGCGAGGAGCCCGGCGTCGCCCGCGACCGTCCGGGCGTCCAGCAGGCCCAGGTGGACCTTCAGGTCCTCGGCGGCCGTCCTGCGGGCCTCGCCGGGGGTGCGCACCGAGTGGTCGAGGGCGACGCCGAGGTCCCAGACCGGGTACCAGAGGCGGTCGGCCAGCGCGCCGAGCGCCCGGGGCTCGGCCTTGCCGTCGTGCAGCAGCAGGAGGTCGAGGTCGCTGCGGGGGGAGAGTTCGGCCCTGCCGTAGCCGCCGACGGCCACGAGGGTGGCGCCTCGGACGCCCGTCTCCCGTGCGGCGGTGGTGAACAGGGCGTTCAGCCATTCGTCGGTCAGCCCGGCCAGGGCGGAACGCCGCGAGGGCCCGGACCGCGACTCCTCCTGGAGGAGTCGCAGCCGGGCCGCGGCGTATCCGCTGGGTCCCGAGTCGGCCGTGTGGTCGGTGGTGTCTTCGACGCTCGTCACCCGGGAGCTCCCGTCGCTAGAGCGCGTCAGCGCCGCGCTCGCCGGTGCGGACCCGGACGACCGAGTCCACGGGGACGCTCCACACCTTGCCGTCGCCGATCTTGCCGGTGGACGCCGCGCTGACGACGACCCGGATGAGCTCTTCGGCGTCGGAGTCCTCGACCAGCACCTCGATGCGGATCTTGGGGACGAGGTCGACCTGGTACTCGGCGCCCCGGTAGACCTCGGTGTGGCCGCGCTGGCGACCGTAGCCGCTGGCCTCGCTGACCGTGAGGCCCTGCACTCCGAAGGCCTGGAGTGCTTCCTTGATCTC includes these proteins:
- a CDS encoding P-II family nitrogen regulator, which encodes MKLITAIVKPHKLDEIKEALQAFGVQGLTVSEASGYGRQRGHTEVYRGAEYQVDLVPKIRIEVLVEDSDAEELIRVVVSAASTGKIGDGKVWSVPVDSVVRVRTGERGADAL